One genomic window of Streptomyces sp. NBC_01276 includes the following:
- a CDS encoding MBL fold metallo-hydrolase RNA specificity domain-containing protein produces MDINNTTGPAIIVSSAGMATGGRVRHHLHRILPDPRNAVVIVGSAAAGTRSRDLADGARTLKMFGEYVPVRAEVADVPHFSAHAGADRIIDWMRAAPAPHATYLVHGEETAAEALRDRIDHELGWTAVVPKSGEAVLVR; encoded by the coding sequence ATCGACATCAACAACACCACCGGCCCGGCGATCATCGTCTCGTCCGCCGGCATGGCCACAGGAGGCCGCGTGCGGCACCACCTGCACCGGATCCTGCCCGACCCCCGCAACGCCGTGGTCATCGTCGGCTCCGCCGCCGCCGGCACCCGCTCGCGCGACCTCGCGGACGGCGCTCGCACGCTCAAGATGTTCGGCGAGTACGTCCCCGTACGCGCCGAAGTGGCCGACGTACCGCACTTCTCCGCGCACGCCGGCGCCGACCGGATCATCGACTGGATGCGCGCCGCCCCAGCCCCGCACGCCACCTACCTCGTCCACGGCGAGGAGACCGCGGCCGAGGCCCTCCGTGACCGGATCGACCACGAACTGGGATGGACGGCCGTCGTACCCAAGTCGGGGGAGGCCGTCCTGGTCCGCTGA
- a CDS encoding universal stress protein — MDRQHEAPRIVVGVDGSPSSQAALRWAVRYAGLVSGRVEAVAAWDLPGAASWSAPAVDATFDEEDAERRLVEEVRTVLGEGSASVHQRLVRGNPVDVLVDAAKGADMLVVGSRGRGGFSRALLGSVSQQAALHAPCPITIVRADVPVE; from the coding sequence ATGGACAGGCAGCATGAGGCTCCGCGCATCGTTGTGGGCGTCGACGGATCACCCTCGTCCCAGGCCGCGCTGCGCTGGGCGGTCCGGTACGCGGGGCTGGTGAGCGGGCGAGTAGAGGCGGTCGCGGCGTGGGACCTGCCCGGTGCCGCATCGTGGTCGGCTCCGGCGGTAGACGCCACATTCGACGAGGAGGACGCAGAACGCCGCCTGGTCGAGGAGGTCCGCACGGTCCTCGGTGAGGGCAGCGCCTCCGTGCACCAGCGTCTGGTGCGCGGCAATCCGGTCGATGTCCTGGTGGATGCGGCAAAGGGTGCGGACATGCTGGTCGTGGGCAGCCGCGGTCGCGGCGGCTTCAGCCGGGCCCTGCTCGGTTCGGTGAGCCAGCAAGCGGCGCTTCACGCTCCGTGCCCGATCACCATCGTTCGGGCGGACGTGCCCGTTGAGTAG
- a CDS encoding glycoside hydrolase family 65 protein translates to MTTAWRWEYPRYDPKTERLVESLCTLGNGRFATRGSAPESTADDIHYPGTYLAGCYNRLASTIDGRTVSNEDMVRLPDWTALRYRCLPESAPPGDWLTPDHRTLRHSHVSLDFHAGTLTRRMLFHDPEGRRLGVTHTRLVHMGDPNLGAQNTVFRAYGWSGSIEIESVLDGDVTNAGVDRYRALAGRHLVGHRAGVEAEGTAWLSCTTTTSRVRIGLAVRTSARPLAPAARACTAATATQTLILPIKRAAPVVVVKTAALCTSLDRPSADPLRRSVDCATHAPDFPSLLASHRASWRRLWSEGELKVPGETGKVLRLHAFHVLQTLSPHTAELDAGVPARGLHGEAYRGHIFWDELFVLPYLALHVPETARALLLYRHRRLPAAREAARRTGAKGAMFPWQSGSSGAEETQRLHLNPRSGRWLPDHSHLQHHIGSAIAWNVWQYGQATGDAGFMHGPGAELLLQIAHFWADAATWDAGLGRYRIRGVVGPDEYHDAYPDAAAPGIDDNAYTNVTAAWVLSRALNLYTELPAARRAELLTQLGIGPEDLGVWEDVSHRLYVPFHRDVISQFHGYGDLAELDWDAYRARYHDIRRLDRILETEGDTPNRYQASKQADALMLGYLMQPAELEQLFLGLGYRLDDALWRRTVDYYLRRTCHGSTLSSLVHGWVLAREQGPNAWRYCQEALLSDITDVQGGTTGEGIHLGAMAGTLDLVERGIVGLEPRDDGLHVDPVPLSEVPGSSFSISCLGHRDVRIRFRPGRLGVSVPSSLLGPLPLVLPGDRYEGIAPGQERWFRLPKG, encoded by the coding sequence GTGACCACCGCCTGGCGCTGGGAATACCCCCGCTACGACCCCAAGACCGAGCGGCTGGTGGAGTCCCTGTGCACCCTGGGCAACGGCCGCTTCGCCACCCGCGGTTCCGCCCCCGAAAGCACCGCCGACGACATCCACTACCCGGGCACTTACCTCGCCGGCTGCTACAACCGGCTCGCCTCCACCATCGACGGTCGAACAGTCTCCAACGAGGACATGGTCCGACTACCCGACTGGACCGCCCTGCGGTACCGCTGCCTGCCCGAAAGCGCACCGCCCGGCGACTGGCTCACACCCGACCACCGGACCCTGCGCCACAGCCACGTCTCTTTGGACTTCCACGCCGGAACGCTCACCCGCCGCATGCTCTTCCACGATCCCGAAGGCCGCCGCCTGGGCGTCACCCACACCCGCCTCGTCCACATGGGCGACCCGAACCTGGGCGCGCAGAATACGGTGTTCAGAGCGTACGGCTGGAGCGGCAGCATCGAGATCGAGTCCGTACTCGACGGAGACGTCACCAACGCGGGAGTCGACCGCTACCGCGCCCTGGCCGGGCGCCACCTCGTCGGGCACCGGGCCGGAGTGGAGGCGGAGGGCACCGCCTGGCTGTCCTGCACCACCACCACCTCCCGGGTACGGATCGGGCTCGCAGTCCGGACCTCAGCACGTCCTCTGGCGCCGGCAGCCCGGGCATGCACAGCCGCCACCGCCACACAGACCCTCATCCTGCCGATCAAGCGAGCCGCCCCAGTGGTCGTCGTGAAGACCGCCGCCCTGTGTACTTCGCTGGACCGCCCCTCGGCCGATCCCCTGCGGCGGAGCGTCGACTGCGCCACACATGCCCCGGACTTCCCCTCCCTGCTGGCCTCCCACCGCGCATCCTGGCGGCGCCTCTGGAGCGAAGGAGAGTTGAAGGTACCCGGTGAGACCGGCAAGGTTCTGCGCCTGCATGCCTTTCACGTGCTGCAGACCCTCTCGCCGCACACCGCGGAGCTCGATGCCGGGGTCCCCGCCCGCGGTCTTCACGGCGAGGCTTACCGGGGGCACATCTTCTGGGACGAGCTGTTCGTCCTGCCCTACCTCGCCCTTCATGTCCCCGAGACAGCTCGCGCCCTGTTGCTGTACCGGCACCGACGACTCCCCGCGGCACGGGAGGCTGCTCGGCGAACCGGGGCGAAGGGCGCCATGTTCCCCTGGCAGAGCGGTAGTTCCGGAGCCGAGGAAACGCAGCGGCTGCACCTCAATCCGCGCTCCGGCCGCTGGCTGCCGGACCACTCCCACCTTCAGCACCACATCGGGTCGGCCATCGCCTGGAACGTGTGGCAGTACGGGCAGGCCACCGGCGACGCCGGCTTCATGCACGGCCCCGGAGCCGAACTTCTCCTGCAGATAGCCCATTTCTGGGCCGACGCGGCGACGTGGGACGCCGGCCTCGGCCGCTACCGGATCCGCGGCGTCGTCGGACCCGACGAGTACCACGACGCCTATCCGGACGCCGCCGCTCCGGGCATCGACGACAACGCCTACACCAACGTCACCGCCGCGTGGGTACTGTCCCGCGCCCTCAACCTGTATACGGAACTCCCGGCGGCCCGACGCGCCGAACTCCTCACGCAGCTCGGCATCGGCCCCGAGGACCTCGGCGTCTGGGAGGACGTCTCCCACCGCCTGTACGTGCCGTTCCATCGCGATGTGATCAGCCAGTTCCACGGCTACGGGGACCTCGCCGAGCTCGACTGGGACGCATACCGAGCCCGCTACCACGACATCCGCCGCCTGGACCGCATCCTGGAAACCGAAGGCGACACGCCCAACCGCTATCAGGCGTCCAAGCAGGCCGACGCCCTCATGCTCGGGTACCTCATGCAGCCCGCAGAACTCGAACAATTGTTCCTTGGGCTCGGATACCGCCTCGACGACGCCCTGTGGCGCAGGACGGTGGACTACTACCTGCGGCGCACCTGCCACGGCTCCACGCTCAGCAGCCTCGTCCACGGCTGGGTACTGGCCCGCGAACAGGGCCCGAACGCCTGGCGCTATTGTCAGGAAGCCCTGCTCAGTGACATCACCGACGTCCAGGGCGGCACCACCGGTGAGGGAATCCACCTCGGCGCCATGGCCGGCACCCTCGACCTCGTCGAGCGGGGCATCGTCGGACTCGAACCCCGCGACGACGGCCTGCACGTCGACCCGGTGCCCCTCTCCGAAGTGCCCGGATCGTCGTTCTCGATTTCCTGCCTCGGGCACCGAGATGTCCGCATCCGGTTCCGGCCCGGCCGACTCGGCGTCAGCGTGCCCTCGTCGCTCCTGGGACCGTTGCCCTTGGTCCTGCCTGGTGACCGGTACGAAGGCATTGCCCCAGGCCAGGAGCGGTGGTTCCGGCTCCCCAAAGGCTGA
- a CDS encoding cation-translocating P-type ATPase: MTETADGPDLAPDTVSDPLEPLPLLRRELHTGPLGLSSREAARRLSVHGPNEVRRTARTSVFRELLRQLVHPLALLLWAAAALAFTAAIAVLGWAIVAVILVNVGFALVQERQAEKAVETLARYLPSQAQVIRDGQAQHVPARDLVPGDLIALDEGERIPADARLTEGGIEADLSMLTGESTPVERLAGPGLEGLSLLQEPNLVFSGTTATEGQAQAIVFATGDHTELGRIAALSQRTRREPSPLEQQVKKVAWLIAAVAVAMGAVFLVTGVAVGLPLTDSLMFAIGLLVANVPEGLLPTITLALAVGVRVLARQGAVVKRLSAVETLGSTNVICTDKTGTLTRNQMRLHSTWTPPYEAASGSETAELVRAAARCTTVTRESDGTLQGDPTEIALVEGAAQHTAPLDLADRDAHRRASFRFDPRLRRMSVIHDGKRGRPRVTVKGAPEAVLALLAEGEPTGEAQGAADTLAADGMRVLAVAVRELPPGTGAEPWRRQDVERDLHLLGLVGLYDPPRPEVAAAVRRCHEAGLTVHIVTGDNGATAAAVARAVGIGTPNLQVVAQSEAIDDHELDHLLRQDGTEIVFSRASPETKLKVADALRAHGQIVAMTGDGVNDAPALHRAHIGVAMGLSGTDVAREASTMVLTDDNFATIVTAIESGRRVYDNVRKFIVYIFAHLTPEVVPFLVFALSAGSVPLPLTVLQILAIDLGTETLPALALGRERAEPGIMSRPPRPGSQSVINKDMLVRSWGWLGTVSAALVMTAFFYVLWRAGWHPGDPTGPGTPLHHAYLTATTATFAGIVTCQVGTAIAARTDHAALHDIGFFTNPLLLAGIAFELVFTATLVYAPPLQNLFGTAALPLDVVLLIAAFPPLVWGSDEIRRWARRRHHRYS; this comes from the coding sequence GTGACTGAGACCGCCGACGGCCCGGACCTCGCACCGGACACCGTCTCGGATCCCCTGGAACCTCTTCCCCTGCTCCGCCGCGAACTGCATACGGGCCCCCTGGGCCTGTCGAGCCGGGAGGCGGCACGGCGGCTGTCCGTCCACGGCCCCAACGAGGTCCGCCGCACCGCCCGGACGAGCGTCTTCAGAGAATTGCTGCGGCAACTGGTCCACCCGCTGGCTCTGCTGTTGTGGGCCGCTGCAGCACTCGCGTTCACCGCCGCCATCGCGGTGCTCGGCTGGGCGATCGTCGCGGTCATCCTCGTCAACGTCGGCTTTGCCCTCGTACAGGAACGGCAGGCCGAGAAAGCCGTCGAGACCCTGGCCCGCTATCTTCCCTCGCAGGCCCAGGTGATCCGCGACGGACAGGCACAGCACGTCCCGGCCCGTGACCTGGTCCCCGGAGACCTCATCGCCCTCGACGAAGGCGAGCGGATACCCGCCGACGCCCGCCTGACGGAGGGAGGAATCGAGGCCGACCTCTCCATGCTGACGGGCGAGTCCACCCCGGTCGAGCGTCTTGCCGGCCCGGGGCTGGAAGGCCTTTCCCTGCTGCAGGAGCCCAACCTCGTCTTCAGCGGTACCACTGCCACCGAGGGGCAGGCACAGGCGATCGTCTTCGCCACCGGCGACCACACCGAGCTCGGCCGGATAGCCGCTCTCAGCCAGCGCACCCGCCGAGAGCCGAGCCCACTGGAGCAGCAGGTCAAGAAGGTCGCCTGGCTGATCGCAGCGGTCGCGGTCGCCATGGGGGCCGTGTTCCTCGTGACCGGAGTCGCGGTCGGCCTGCCGTTGACCGACTCGCTGATGTTCGCCATCGGCCTGCTCGTCGCCAACGTGCCCGAAGGACTGCTGCCCACCATCACCCTCGCCCTCGCCGTGGGCGTACGGGTGCTCGCCCGGCAGGGCGCGGTGGTCAAGCGGCTGAGCGCCGTGGAAACCCTCGGATCCACCAACGTCATCTGCACCGACAAGACCGGCACGCTCACCCGCAACCAGATGCGCCTCCACTCCACATGGACCCCGCCGTACGAGGCGGCAAGCGGTTCGGAGACCGCCGAACTGGTCCGGGCCGCCGCCCGGTGCACCACCGTCACCCGTGAGAGCGACGGCACGCTGCAAGGCGACCCGACCGAAATCGCGCTGGTGGAGGGAGCCGCACAGCACACTGCGCCCCTTGACCTGGCCGACCGGGACGCCCACCGACGAGCCTCCTTCCGCTTCGACCCGCGCCTGCGGCGCATGTCGGTCATCCACGACGGGAAACGCGGAAGGCCACGGGTGACCGTCAAGGGCGCCCCCGAAGCCGTCCTCGCACTGCTGGCCGAAGGAGAGCCGACCGGCGAGGCCCAGGGGGCCGCCGACACTCTGGCGGCGGACGGCATGCGGGTGCTGGCCGTCGCGGTACGCGAACTGCCGCCCGGGACCGGGGCAGAGCCTTGGCGGCGGCAGGACGTCGAGCGGGACCTGCACCTCCTCGGGCTCGTGGGCCTGTACGACCCGCCGCGCCCGGAAGTCGCCGCCGCGGTCCGGCGCTGCCACGAAGCGGGCCTCACCGTCCACATCGTCACCGGTGACAACGGAGCCACCGCCGCCGCCGTGGCCCGCGCCGTCGGCATCGGTACACCGAACCTCCAAGTGGTCGCCCAGTCCGAGGCGATCGACGACCACGAGCTCGACCACCTCCTGCGCCAGGACGGTACGGAGATCGTCTTCTCCCGTGCCTCGCCCGAGACCAAGCTGAAAGTGGCGGATGCCCTGCGGGCACACGGCCAGATCGTGGCCATGACCGGCGACGGAGTGAACGACGCGCCGGCCCTGCACCGCGCTCACATCGGCGTGGCCATGGGACTCTCGGGCACCGACGTCGCCCGCGAGGCGTCGACCATGGTCCTGACCGACGACAACTTCGCCACGATCGTCACCGCGATCGAGTCGGGCCGCCGTGTCTACGACAACGTCCGGAAGTTCATCGTCTACATCTTCGCCCACCTCACCCCCGAGGTCGTGCCCTTCCTCGTGTTCGCCCTCTCCGCAGGGTCCGTACCGCTACCGCTGACCGTCCTGCAGATCCTCGCCATCGACCTGGGGACCGAGACCCTGCCGGCCCTTGCCCTCGGCCGTGAGCGCGCCGAGCCGGGGATCATGTCCCGACCGCCCCGGCCCGGTTCCCAGAGCGTGATCAACAAGGACATGCTCGTGCGCAGCTGGGGCTGGCTCGGCACCGTCTCCGCCGCCCTCGTCATGACCGCCTTCTTCTACGTGCTGTGGCGTGCGGGCTGGCACCCCGGCGACCCCACCGGACCCGGAACCCCCCTGCACCACGCTTACCTCACCGCGACCACCGCCACCTTCGCGGGAATCGTCACCTGCCAGGTCGGCACGGCCATCGCCGCCCGCACCGACCACGCGGCCCTGCACGACATCGGCTTCTTCACCAACCCACTGCTGCTCGCCGGCATCGCCTTCGAACTCGTCTTCACCGCGACGCTCGTGTACGCGCCGCCACTCCAGAACCTCTTCGGCACGGCCGCCCTCCCGCTGGACGTCGTCCTCCTCATCGCTGCCTTCCCGCCGCTGGTCTGGGGAAGCGACGAGATCCGACGCTGGGCGCGACGCCGGCACCACCGCTACTCCTGA
- a CDS encoding alcohol dehydrogenase catalytic domain-containing protein, whose product MKALVFHGPGQTSWQDVPDPSVKDTADAIVRVAAVTICGTDLHIVKGDVPGVAPGRILGHEAVGTVVETGGDVRSVRPGDRVLISCISACGRCRFCREGHYGQCRGGGGWVLGHTIDGTQAEYVRVPFADLSVHPLPSALASHDAVLLADIFPTSYEVGVLNGKVRPGDTVVVVGAGPIGLAAIATARLYSPGRIIAVDLAASRLAAARDLGADATASADEEPERLVEDLTDGLGADVVIEAVGVPEAFEMCTRMVRPGGRVANIGVHGKPATLHLEDLWIKDVTITTGLVDTHSTPMLLRMMAAGRLPGAAMVTHRFELDQMGEAYDVFSRAGETGALKVVLGGPQHDTVAVPAQEQ is encoded by the coding sequence ATGAAGGCACTTGTCTTCCACGGGCCCGGGCAGACCTCCTGGCAGGACGTCCCGGACCCCTCGGTCAAGGACACCGCCGACGCGATCGTCCGGGTCGCCGCCGTCACCATCTGCGGCACCGACCTGCACATCGTCAAGGGCGACGTTCCCGGAGTGGCTCCCGGCCGGATCCTGGGCCACGAGGCCGTCGGCACCGTGGTCGAGACCGGCGGCGACGTCCGCAGTGTGCGTCCGGGCGACCGTGTCCTGATCTCCTGCATCTCCGCCTGCGGCCGTTGCCGTTTCTGCCGCGAAGGGCACTACGGTCAGTGCCGCGGGGGCGGCGGCTGGGTCCTGGGCCACACCATCGACGGGACCCAGGCCGAATACGTACGCGTCCCCTTCGCCGACCTCTCCGTCCACCCGCTGCCCAGCGCTCTGGCCAGCCACGACGCCGTCCTGCTCGCCGACATCTTCCCGACCTCCTACGAGGTCGGCGTGCTCAACGGCAAGGTGCGCCCGGGCGACACGGTCGTCGTGGTCGGCGCCGGCCCCATCGGCCTGGCCGCCATCGCCACCGCACGGCTCTACAGCCCCGGGCGGATCATCGCCGTCGACCTCGCGGCGTCCCGGCTCGCCGCCGCACGCGACCTCGGCGCAGATGCCACCGCGAGCGCGGACGAGGAGCCGGAGCGGCTGGTGGAGGACCTCACCGACGGACTGGGCGCCGACGTGGTCATCGAGGCCGTCGGCGTACCCGAGGCGTTCGAGATGTGCACCCGCATGGTCCGTCCGGGTGGCCGGGTCGCCAACATCGGCGTCCACGGCAAGCCCGCCACCCTGCACCTCGAAGATCTGTGGATCAAGGACGTCACCATCACCACCGGCCTCGTCGACACCCACTCCACGCCCATGCTGCTGCGCATGATGGCAGCCGGCCGCCTTCCCGGGGCCGCGATGGTCACCCACCGTTTCGAGCTGGATCAGATGGGAGAGGCGTACGACGTCTTCTCCCGCGCCGGCGAGACGGGCGCCCTCAAGGTCGTGCTCGGCGGACCCCAACACGACACGGTCGCCGTGCCGGCTCAGGAGCAGTGA
- a CDS encoding BON domain-containing protein, whose translation MTVEVDDGLVRLSGTVPQPGLLPVIVHLCQSVDGVVDVDNGLTCAVADQS comes from the coding sequence ATCACCGTCGAAGTCGACGACGGCCTGGTGAGGCTCAGTGGCACCGTGCCGCAGCCCGGACTGCTGCCCGTGATCGTTCACCTCTGCCAGAGCGTCGATGGCGTCGTCGACGTCGACAACGGACTCACCTGCGCCGTGGCCGATCAAAGCTGA
- a CDS encoding flavodoxin domain-containing protein → MSTKRVLVAYGTKHGATAGIAEQIGKTLREDGLDAVVLPADDVHDVRAYDAVVLGGSLYAGHWSSKARHCAERNADSLRHRPVWMFSSGPLDRSAEEHDIPPVSAVAREMQLVGAREHMTFGGSATAHTPGFLAKALTRQGKGGDFRNPERIQKWAHHIGAELVAA, encoded by the coding sequence ATGAGCACCAAGCGAGTCCTGGTCGCCTACGGCACCAAGCACGGCGCCACCGCAGGCATCGCCGAACAGATCGGCAAGACCCTCCGCGAGGACGGTCTCGACGCCGTCGTGCTGCCCGCAGACGATGTCCACGACGTCCGCGCCTACGACGCCGTCGTCCTCGGCGGCTCCCTCTACGCCGGCCACTGGAGCAGTAAGGCCAGGCACTGCGCCGAACGCAACGCCGACTCCCTGCGGCACCGCCCGGTGTGGATGTTCAGCAGCGGCCCTCTCGACCGCTCGGCCGAGGAACACGACATCCCCCCGGTCTCGGCGGTCGCCCGGGAGATGCAGCTGGTCGGAGCGCGCGAGCACATGACCTTCGGCGGCAGCGCGACAGCCCACACCCCTGGATTCCTCGCCAAGGCGCTGACCCGTCAGGGCAAAGGCGGGGACTTCCGCAATCCCGAGCGGATCCAGAAGTGGGCCCACCACATCGGCGCCGAGCTCGTCGCCGCCTGA
- a CDS encoding helix-turn-helix domain-containing protein: MPSTHPQHSGEAAGRTDLGRRLAARREALGLSRDELGRRCGADATYIAYLEEHAASPAIGTLVRVADALGLTVGDLTGAGAHRVAGRSTARRDSALVPLDETECRRLLNTHGVGRIAIFTPEGPAVLPVNYLSAGADIAFRTSAEAVTARAAGTEVAFEIDNIDDVTATGWNVLAVGELASVTDPHEIQHLNTTARSQPWAGGPRSHWMKLTPFRITGRRVVHDS; this comes from the coding sequence ATGCCGAGCACCCATCCCCAGCACTCCGGCGAGGCGGCCGGACGCACCGATCTGGGCCGCCGTCTGGCGGCTCGCCGCGAAGCCCTCGGCCTGAGCCGCGACGAACTGGGCCGGCGGTGCGGCGCCGACGCTACGTACATCGCCTACCTGGAGGAGCACGCCGCCAGTCCTGCCATCGGCACTCTCGTCCGGGTGGCCGACGCTCTCGGTCTCACCGTCGGCGACCTGACCGGCGCCGGCGCCCACCGGGTCGCCGGGCGATCCACCGCCCGGCGCGACAGTGCGCTCGTACCGCTGGACGAGACCGAATGCCGGCGGCTGCTGAATACGCACGGCGTCGGCCGCATCGCCATCTTCACCCCCGAAGGCCCCGCCGTGCTTCCCGTCAACTACCTCTCCGCAGGGGCCGACATCGCCTTCCGTACTTCTGCGGAAGCCGTCACGGCCAGAGCGGCAGGTACCGAAGTCGCCTTCGAGATCGACAACATCGACGACGTGACCGCCACCGGTTGGAACGTGCTGGCCGTGGGTGAACTGGCCTCCGTCACCGACCCGCACGAGATTCAGCACCTCAACACCACTGCCCGCTCCCAACCTTGGGCCGGCGGCCCGCGCAGCCACTGGATGAAGCTCACCCCCTTCCGAATCACCGGCCGTCGTGTGGTGCACGACTCATGA
- a CDS encoding CBS domain-containing protein has product MTSTPYTVADVMTTKVIAVTPSTGFKDIATAMERWKVTALPVIEGEGHVVGVVSEADLLPKEEFHEHRPGLVEQMRRLGDTAKAGSTRAEDMMTTPAVTIHPDSTLPQAARLMADRHIKRLPVVDADGTLKGIVSRADLLKVFLRTDEELAAEIRRTVVDHLFPLSRGAVKVTVTQGVATLTGEVRDGDLIPLAARLTHSVEGIVDVHCQLK; this is encoded by the coding sequence ATGACCTCCACCCCCTATACCGTCGCCGATGTCATGACCACCAAGGTCATCGCCGTCACCCCTTCGACCGGCTTCAAGGACATCGCCACCGCGATGGAGCGCTGGAAGGTGACCGCCCTACCCGTTATCGAGGGCGAGGGCCACGTCGTCGGCGTGGTCTCCGAGGCCGATCTCCTGCCCAAGGAGGAGTTCCACGAGCACCGCCCGGGCCTGGTCGAGCAGATGCGCCGCCTCGGAGACACCGCCAAGGCCGGCTCCACCCGCGCCGAGGACATGATGACCACCCCGGCCGTCACGATCCACCCCGACTCCACACTTCCCCAGGCCGCCCGCCTCATGGCCGACCGGCACATCAAGCGCCTCCCGGTCGTCGACGCCGACGGCACCCTCAAGGGCATCGTCAGCCGCGCCGACCTCCTCAAGGTCTTCCTCCGCACCGACGAGGAACTCGCCGCCGAGATCCGCCGCACCGTCGTCGACCACCTCTTCCCCCTCTCCCGCGGAGCCGTCAAGGTCACCGTGACCCAAGGGGTCGCCACCCTGACCGGCGAGGTCCGCGACGGCGACCTGATCCCCCTGGCCGCACGCCTCACCCACTCCGTGGAGGGCATCGTGGACGTCCACTGCCAACTCAAGTGA
- a CDS encoding GAP family protein, protein MLLVRQPAGGALIVLGAHKWWKRPRASEQAEPPRWMASLDDATAGRALLLGALLSGANPKNLVLTASAAASIVEAGVHDVGLAVAVAVFVLIASCTVPGAVGIHLAGGQRAATSWTPPDGSWSPTAR, encoded by the coding sequence GTGCTACTCGTGCGGCAGCCCGCCGGAGGAGCTCTCATCGTGCTCGGGGCACATAAGTGGTGGAAGCGCCCGCGCGCCAGTGAGCAGGCAGAGCCACCACGCTGGATGGCCTCGCTCGACGACGCCACGGCCGGACGGGCGTTGCTTCTCGGTGCGCTGCTGTCGGGCGCCAACCCCAAGAACCTCGTCCTGACGGCATCGGCCGCAGCCTCGATCGTCGAGGCAGGCGTCCACGATGTCGGCCTCGCCGTAGCGGTCGCCGTCTTCGTGCTCATCGCCTCCTGCACCGTGCCGGGAGCCGTCGGCATCCATCTCGCCGGAGGGCAGCGCGCCGCAACGTCCTGGACACCGCCAGACGGTTCATGGTCACCAACAGCACGGTGA
- a CDS encoding dsRBD fold-containing protein → MSHTSEWKTHVYLFEEEHTTKVRVELDTGTTRLTGHGTARCNPTDKDVPEIGDELAAARALENLAEQLRRTAYGDMAAAGAAPQHAPHTAYALE, encoded by the coding sequence ATGTCGCACACGTCTGAATGGAAGACCCACGTCTACCTCTTCGAGGAAGAGCACACGACCAAGGTCCGCGTCGAGCTCGACACAGGCACCACTCGTCTCACGGGCCATGGCACCGCTCGCTGCAACCCGACGGACAAGGACGTGCCCGAGATCGGCGACGAACTCGCGGCCGCCCGGGCGCTGGAGAACCTGGCGGAGCAGCTCAGGCGGACCGCCTACGGCGACATGGCAGCAGCCGGGGCCGCACCGCAGCACGCTCCGCACACGGCGTACGCCCTTGAGTGA
- a CDS encoding HAD family hydrolase, which translates to MSDLRAVVFDTDGVLLATADRHAAAWKETFDRCLPEWEPSHTGARSRRFDAVREYRDLVDGRSRLDGVRAFLSARHIGLPPGTPEDPPGCATVHAVAARKEEVFSMMLRTDGVRAFDDVRPALRELRQKAIRCAAVSASRHARSLLESTELIGYFGALVDGQDAAALDLPGKPAPALFLEAASRLGVPPDHTAVVEDALAGVEAGHRGHFRLVVGLNREDDPHMRDALGAHGADLVLPDLGGLPAALEGRRT; encoded by the coding sequence ATGAGCGACCTGCGCGCGGTCGTCTTCGACACCGACGGAGTGCTCCTCGCCACGGCGGACCGCCACGCGGCCGCCTGGAAGGAGACCTTCGACCGCTGCCTCCCCGAGTGGGAGCCATCGCACACCGGTGCACGATCGCGCCGGTTCGACGCCGTCCGCGAGTACCGGGACCTGGTGGACGGCAGGTCCCGTCTCGACGGCGTACGCGCCTTCCTCAGTGCCCGTCACATCGGCCTCCCACCCGGAACTCCCGAGGATCCGCCGGGGTGCGCCACCGTCCACGCAGTCGCCGCCCGCAAGGAAGAGGTCTTCTCCATGATGCTGCGGACCGACGGTGTCCGTGCCTTCGACGACGTGCGGCCGGCGCTCCGGGAGCTGCGGCAGAAGGCGATCCGGTGCGCAGCCGTCTCTGCCTCCCGGCACGCCCGCTCCCTTCTGGAATCCACAGAGCTCATCGGCTACTTCGGCGCCCTGGTGGACGGCCAGGACGCGGCCGCACTGGACCTTCCGGGCAAGCCCGCCCCTGCCCTCTTCCTCGAAGCCGCCAGCCGTCTTGGCGTACCCCCCGACCACACGGCTGTGGTGGAGGACGCACTGGCCGGCGTCGAGGCGGGGCACCGGGGTCATTTCCGCCTGGTGGTGGGACTCAACCGCGAGGACGACCCGCACATGAGGGATGCGCTGGGCGCGCATGGCGCCGATCTCGTCCTCCCCGACCTCGGGGGCCTACCTGCCGCACTCGAAGGCCGGCGCACGTGA